The Roseiconus lacunae genomic sequence AACGGAACAATTGGGCGGCGAATTGTTAGCATTTCGAGGTGGTAGAGCTGAACTGCGAAAGAATGATCTCGTCAGCCCACGTTCTAATGACCAACCGCCGTTGTTCCTAGAGTGACTCGTCGCGAGAATGCCAAAGTCGGCCGCGTTTCCCATGCCCCGAGGTGGTGAGAGTGACAGTACCCCTGCTCACACTGCCCCCGCTGTGGATGTCGATCGACGCCGAGACAAACGATGCCTGGCAAGCAACCGGGGTGTCTTCAAGAGCGGTTTGAGCGACTTGGCTGATGGCACGTTTTCGTCATCAGTTTCGTGGACTGAGGTCTTCGGTATTCCATCGCCGCAGCGTTCCCGATTGGCCGCACGTCAAAATCGTTTCGCCGTCGGCGGAGACATCCATCGTGTAGGTCAGTTCTCCGGAACCGGCAGCTTTGATCTGTGTCCCGTTGCTGGTTTGATGTACGCGAAGCTGTCCGTCTAGAGTCACACTGGCGAATTTCGCCTGATCAGCACCAACAAAGCGAACGGCGGAAACTTCATCGGATAAAACGCCGATTGATCGCTGTTGTTGACCGCTTTGCACATCCCAAAGTTTAATGTTCTTATCCGCTCCTCCGCTTGCAAGCGTCTGGCCGTCTTGCCGCCAATCAAGGGAAAGGACGTGATGGGTGTGTCCGTCAAGCGATTTGATGATGTTGGATTGTCGATAGTCGATCAGTCGAATCGATTTGTCTGCCGAGCCGCTCGCCAGTATGTCGCCGGCTGGAGAATAAGCGAGTGCGAGCACGGCGTCGCTATGAACGTCGGGTAATCGCCGCATCATCGACCCCGTGTCAACGTCAGCAATCGCAACCATCCCACTGCGGCTTGGAACACCGCTTCCAATCGCCAATGATTCTCCATCGGGGCTGAATGCCAACGCGGTCACTCGATCGGGAATAACGTCGGATCGCAACCCACCGATCATTTTGTGAAGTCGCCAAGCGGCGGGGTGATCGATGGACAATAGCGAGGTGTTCGCCGTTACCCAGATCGAGTCATTCGATGAAGATACGATCGCAGGTTTGCCGGCTACGTTCGTCGACATATCGTGCCGAAGCTTTAGTGCCGGACCCGTCGGCTGACCCGAAAGGATGTCGTAGTCTCGTAGTGTGCCTTCCGCGTCCAACACACTCATCCGATTTGAATCAAGCAATGCGATAGACGTCACCGGATGACCGGATTGCCCCGACGTTTGCAAGGCTTCGATTTGTCGCTTGAGTTGCTCGATTTGCAATGAACGAACAAGGACTTGACGTTGATGCTGGGGAATTCGATCGGCAGCGAGTTGATGTGCCTCTTTGACCGATTCCAACGCTTGCTTGCGGTTGGCTAGATTTTCCTTGTTACCTGCGACAGCTTTGTCACGTTCTTGCAGCGACTTTTCTAGCTGATCGATTTTTTGTTTTTGCTCGGCAGCTCTCTTTGTGGATTCATCACGTTGTTTTTCCAGTGCTGCTAGCTTCGTCGTCGCTTCTTGTTGTTGTTGCTGTTTAGACTTCAGATTAAGTTTGGCCTTTTCGAGCGATTGCATTGCTTGGGCCGCTTGTTGCTTGGCCTGTTCGAGTTGCTTCATTGCTGAGGCAACCTGGGCTTCTGCGGCACTGACGGCTTGATTCGCTTGGTCGGCCGTTGCTTTTAGCGGGGCCAAAGCTTTGGTATCCGATGCCAGTTGCATATCGAGACCAGCAATCGACCTCTTGTACGCCTCGACGTCGGCTTGGGATGTCGTCAAAAACTGTTCGGTCGCTTTCTTTTCTGACGAAACGGCACTGAGCTGCTGATCGACTTCGATACGTTTTTGAACCTCTTGTTTCAGCTTCTCTTCCGCTTCTGAGAAAGCCTTAGTGACCTCATCGAGCGATTTTTTTTCTCGATCGAGGTTGGCCTGCAACTTAGGTGTCTGTCCTTCGAGTCGTTTCGCATGACCTTCCGTTTGCGTGAGAGAGCGTCCCAAACGCTGGGCATAGAGCCGGTCCTGCCAATCGTCTTTTGCAACACTGACCTGCGTCCCGTCTTGCAAATTCAGGGTGATCACCGTTCCTTTGTCGGTGCCCGCAAACAAGTACGGATCGTTCACCGTTAAGGTCGTGACGAGAGACTCAACGGCAAACGTTTGGGTGACTTGGTCTGCTTCCAAATCAATCTGATGGACTGTTCCGGCTTGAGTTCCGACAAACAATGTCGTCGGATTCAAATAAATCGCGGTTGTCGCATCTTTGATTGCCGCAGCAGACGATTTTTTGAGAGGCTGTTTTTGACGGAGCAACCGCAACGTTCCGTCGGTGTGGACAACCACGGTCGAAGATCCGTCCACGGATCTCTCTAGCATGGCGACATTCCCTGAAAGTGATATCGAGCCAATTTCGGCAGCATCGTCGGCTTGGAAGAAACGCAACGTTTTGGTGTGGTCAATCACCGCGATTTCATGTTGAACACTCCAGTCGATCAGCTTGGCGGGTTGAACAGGCGAGATGACCTTCACGGTTTGACGATTGCTTCGCGACCAAATCTGAACATCGCCGACCGGATCGATGAATGCTACTTGTTGTTGGTCGGGTGCACAGACAACCTGTCCGGCGATCGGCATCGACGGGTCGAGCGGTGTCATTTCGCGTTTTTCACGGCGCCAGATCCTGACGCTTTTGTATCCTCCGGTTGCGATGTGTTCGCCCAGTGGCGAAATGGCGATCGCACCGATAAAGTCGACATCTGCAACGCCTGCCGGTGAAAGCGATTGATCGGCTAAGGTTCCGGTGATCATTCCAGAATGCTGATCAATCAATTCAACTCGATTGGCGCGGCCGACGGCTATAAACTGTGCATCGGGTGAAGCGGCGAGCGCGAGGCTGGTTCGAATCGATTCTGCGATTGGTTCCCAGTCCATCGCATCAGCACCTTTTTCGTCGACTTTCGCACCGGCTTCAATCCAGTGTCGGATCAGGTCGACTTCTTCGGCGCTCAGTCGCTTTGCGCCAACCGAATTGTCGTCCGGCGGCATGATCTCGTCCGTGTTAGTAATCCGATCGAGTAGCAGGCTTTCGCTGGGTTGTTTCAAATCGATCAGCTCGCCACTGTCACCGCCTTGGCCCATGCCTACCGCACCTTCGAGCGATAGTCCGCCTTCGGCTTGGCCGTCACGATGGCACGCCAAGCAGTTTTGCCTCAGTATTGGTGCAATGTGGCGGGAGTAACTGACTGCAGTCGTCTGCGTCGATTGGTCGGCGTTGGCCAAGGCTGCCGCAACTATCAAGCAGCCAACGAAAGAAGCATATCGAATCATGGCGTTCATACTTGGGGCGCGTTGAGATGCTTTGGAGATCCGCTGTTAAAAACCAAAGTGGTCAATACGACCACACGTCACTCAACGACAACGGTAATCAGAGAACTGGGGGCGTAAAGCGCGACGTCTTTTGCGGCGACCTGTTTGGCAACGGCTTGCACTTGCTTTTCGGAATCCTCCACTTGTTTTTGCAATCCCGCACGCGTTGCTTCCGTCGCAGACTCCAGCATCTGTTTTAGCTTTTGATGCTTTGCCTTGACCCGATCGAGTGCCTGAGGGTTGGTCGCAAACTTAACCTTGGTTTCCGCTTGTCCCCAAAAAGTGTAGGTACCGGGGGTCGCCTTATCGGTCACTTCGATCGGCCAAGTACCCTCGTCTTTGTCTCCCGCGATCGCCAGGTCGGCAACCTTGACGCCCGGCGGCAGTCCTTTCGCACGCAAGATGATGCTGGATTGATTTCCTTCGCCGCGCACGATCTTAAGAATTGCTTGCCCTTTACCGCCTTTGGGGATCGTCAGCGTGGATGGCTCGGATGCTTTGATGGAAACCGGGCATTGGTCCAGTTCACCAACGGTGATATTTAGCTGATCGCACTGACGGAAGGTCGGTTGTGGCTGGTGGCTGTCGGCGTCAGTCGCGATCGTTGCGAGGCGAGCCGGTTTGCTGAGCGTTTGCCCCGCAACCTCGCACCAGCCTTCGATGTTGAGCGACGTCGTCAACGCGTTTGCGCTAACATCCGCGGTCAGAATTAAATCGGCCGTCGATTGGTTTGAGGCAATCCAAGCGGGTTGACAATGAATGCCTTCTGGCAGGTCTCGTACTGTCAAACGTATGGGCGCATTCTTTCCGGTTCGCAACGCGAAGACGCGGATAGTTTGAGCCCCACCTCGAGGCAAGTAGATCCCTTGTGGTCTGGCGAAGTTTAGGTCCTTACTCGGAGTGACCGAGTAGGCAAGCAGTTCGAAGTCATCTTGTTCATTTTGGACGATCAGCCGATATCGTTGCTCGCTACCCAACGCTTGGCCGTTGTCTTGGTCGAAGACCACGATTTTATAGACGCCATCTGTGGGAGGAACAAAACGAAGTTGAGGATCCTTGCTGATCAATCGTACCACGGCATCACCGACGTTGGCT encodes the following:
- a CDS encoding WD40 domain-containing protein, with amino-acid sequence MIRYASFVGCLIVAAALANADQSTQTTAVSYSRHIAPILRQNCLACHRDGQAEGGLSLEGAVGMGQGGDSGELIDLKQPSESLLLDRITNTDEIMPPDDNSVGAKRLSAEEVDLIRHWIEAGAKVDEKGADAMDWEPIAESIRTSLALAASPDAQFIAVGRANRVELIDQHSGMITGTLADQSLSPAGVADVDFIGAIAISPLGEHIATGGYKSVRIWRREKREMTPLDPSMPIAGQVVCAPDQQQVAFIDPVGDVQIWSRSNRQTVKVISPVQPAKLIDWSVQHEIAVIDHTKTLRFFQADDAAEIGSISLSGNVAMLERSVDGSSTVVVHTDGTLRLLRQKQPLKKSSAAAIKDATTAIYLNPTTLFVGTQAGTVHQIDLEADQVTQTFAVESLVTTLTVNDPYLFAGTDKGTVITLNLQDGTQVSVAKDDWQDRLYAQRLGRSLTQTEGHAKRLEGQTPKLQANLDREKKSLDEVTKAFSEAEEKLKQEVQKRIEVDQQLSAVSSEKKATEQFLTTSQADVEAYKRSIAGLDMQLASDTKALAPLKATADQANQAVSAAEAQVASAMKQLEQAKQQAAQAMQSLEKAKLNLKSKQQQQQEATTKLAALEKQRDESTKRAAEQKQKIDQLEKSLQERDKAVAGNKENLANRKQALESVKEAHQLAADRIPQHQRQVLVRSLQIEQLKRQIEALQTSGQSGHPVTSIALLDSNRMSVLDAEGTLRDYDILSGQPTGPALKLRHDMSTNVAGKPAIVSSSNDSIWVTANTSLLSIDHPAAWRLHKMIGGLRSDVIPDRVTALAFSPDGESLAIGSGVPSRSGMVAIADVDTGSMMRRLPDVHSDAVLALAYSPAGDILASGSADKSIRLIDYRQSNIIKSLDGHTHHVLSLDWRQDGQTLASGGADKNIKLWDVQSGQQQRSIGVLSDEVSAVRFVGADQAKFASVTLDGQLRVHQTSNGTQIKAAGSGELTYTMDVSADGETILTCGQSGTLRRWNTEDLSPRN